A single region of the Branchiostoma lanceolatum isolate klBraLanc5 chromosome 1, klBraLanc5.hap2, whole genome shotgun sequence genome encodes:
- the LOC136443727 gene encoding uncharacterized protein, giving the protein MSGYIPVVDFSAYSLDNKNVNEAELQALTDELMHAFTTVGFVYLKNTGISSAKVYKTFDVADKFYLQPETVKEKYSRPLDKTAERHGWMALERENLSLIGKGRPNDLKECFNIMPPLTEGQTWPAEVSQFEPVMMDFYNSCHELARRLLEIIGKGLAIKNVDSFLDKFKWVGKQAVGKGRNGTNLRSLRYPPVPGVVKENQIRCGEHTDFGCLSLLFQDNPGLEVVNLEGEYVPAKPIPDTCLVNIADTLQRWSADKLKSTRHRVVMPESEEERRRVRRSLAFFCHCDGDAELKCLDGSDKYQSLLAREYINERISVSYLSG; this is encoded by the exons ATGAGTGGCTACATCCCAGTTGTGGACTTCTCGGCTTACAGCCTGGATAACAAGAACGTGAACGAGGCGGAACTACAAGCTCTGACGGACGAACTCATGCACGCCTTCACCACGGTGGGCTTCGTGTACTTAAAGAACACCGGGATCTCATCTGCCAAG GTGTATAAAACCTTTGATGTTGCCGATAAATTCTATCTGCAACCGGAAACGGTGAAGGAGAAATACTCGCGCCCGTTGGACAAGACGGCTGAGCGCCATGGGTGGATGGCCCTGGAGAGAGAAAA CTTGTCTCTGATCGGAAAGGGTCGCCCTAACGACCTGAAAGAATGCTTCAACATCATGCCTCCGCTTACCGAGGGACAG ACGTGGCCGGCAGAGGTCTCACAGTTTGAGCCAGTCATGATGGACTTCTACAACTCCTGCCATGAGCTCGCTAGGCGTCTGCTGGAGATCATAGGCAAGGGTTTGGCCATCAAG AATGTCGACAGTTTCCTGGACAAGTTCAAGTGGGTCGGTAAGCAGGCTGTTGGGAAGGGTCGTAACGGCACCAACCTCCGGTCACTCCGCTATCCACCCGTCCCGGGAGTCGTCAAAGAGAACCAGATCCGGTGTGGGGAACATACTGACTTCGGCTGTCTGTCTCTGCTGTTTCAGGACAACCCCGGACTGGAG GTGGTGAATCTTGAAGGGGAGTATGTACCCGCCAAGCCGATCCCGGACACCTGCCTGGTCAACATTGCGGACACCTTGCAGAGGTGGTCAGCAGACAAACTCAAGTCAACT AGGCACCGTGTGGTGATGCCTGAGAGTGAAGAGGAGAGGAGGCGTGTCCGCCGGTCCCTGGCCTTCTTCTGTCACTGTGACGGCGACGCGGAGCTGAAATGTCTGGACGGGTCCGACAAGTATCAGTCCCTCCTGGCGCGGGAATACATCAACGAGAGGATCAGTGTCAGCTACCTGTCAGGGTAG